One window of the Streptomyces asoensis genome contains the following:
- a CDS encoding adenylyltransferase/cytidyltransferase family protein, with translation MGRFQPFHWGHFEYLTEAGRHSARLTVGITNPSAERTRHTGTDPKRSSDEANPFTYEQRSAMISTSLARLTPHLRPRIVPCDLRSPTTLRSSLGPCDLVALTVYDAWGREKQALAEAAGYDVLVLWQRTEKLVTGTEVRRRWRNSLPWDHMVPSGTAETIRSLTG, from the coding sequence ATGGGACGTTTTCAGCCCTTTCACTGGGGCCACTTCGAGTACCTGACGGAGGCCGGTCGGCACAGCGCCCGTCTCACCGTCGGCATCACCAATCCTTCGGCGGAGCGGACCCGGCACACGGGCACCGACCCGAAACGCTCCAGCGACGAGGCGAACCCGTTCACCTACGAGCAGCGCTCCGCGATGATTTCGACCAGCCTGGCGCGGCTGACTCCGCACCTTCGTCCACGCATCGTGCCCTGCGATCTGCGATCCCCCACCACGCTGCGATCCTCACTCGGCCCGTGCGACCTCGTGGCACTCACCGTCTATGACGCCTGGGGGCGTGAGAAACAGGCTCTGGCCGAAGCCGCCGGCTATGACGTCCTGGTGCTCTGGCAGAGAACGGAGAAACTCGTCACCGGCACGGAGGTGCGTCGGCGATGGCGGAATTCTCTGCCGTGGGACCACATGGTTCCGTCCGGTACCGCCGAGACGATCCGGTCGCTGACCGGCTGA
- a CDS encoding class I SAM-dependent methyltransferase, whose product MGNLQDAMRVIEQDQADPGVLTRDVVSAAVDEVVRATAAAYTEQSASYEQAREAQPWKWDEYLTTTLLERVRSRIADGSLSLGAAPQWRLLDVGAGYGRDVLRFAGEPDIEAVALENADGFVEYLRRAQDEGRIGPDGVLVTDMRDLGGIEDGCFHCIRNHATLHHLPLVSHGLGADAAVAGFRRVLAPGGVLYVLVKAGSGVNVIDTGEGLGGRFFQLFTPTLLRQLLERHSFSIVQMEEAVEPRSSGNVDWLFALAVAE is encoded by the coding sequence ATGGGCAATCTCCAGGACGCCATGCGGGTGATCGAGCAGGACCAGGCCGACCCCGGCGTTCTCACAAGAGACGTCGTGTCCGCGGCCGTTGACGAAGTCGTCAGGGCGACCGCGGCGGCGTACACCGAGCAGAGCGCGTCCTACGAGCAAGCACGCGAGGCCCAGCCCTGGAAATGGGACGAATATCTGACCACGACGCTCTTGGAACGGGTGCGTTCGAGGATCGCCGACGGAAGCCTCTCGCTCGGGGCAGCGCCGCAGTGGCGGCTGCTCGACGTGGGGGCGGGCTACGGGCGGGACGTGTTGCGCTTCGCCGGTGAACCCGACATCGAGGCTGTCGCCCTGGAGAACGCCGACGGTTTCGTGGAGTATCTGCGCCGTGCCCAGGACGAAGGACGCATCGGCCCGGATGGCGTGTTGGTCACGGACATGCGTGACCTCGGCGGGATCGAGGACGGCTGCTTCCACTGCATCCGCAACCACGCCACGCTCCACCATCTGCCCCTGGTGTCGCACGGGCTGGGAGCGGACGCGGCCGTGGCCGGGTTCCGGCGCGTCCTCGCCCCCGGCGGAGTGCTCTACGTGCTGGTCAAGGCCGGCTCCGGGGTGAACGTCATCGATACGGGGGAAGGCCTCGGCGGAAGGTTCTTCCAGCTGTTCACCCCCACCCTTCTCAGGCAACTGCTGGAACGGCACTCCTTCTCCATCGTTCAGATGGAAGAGGCCGTCGAGCCGCGCTCGTCCGGCAATGTCGACTGGCTCTTCGCTCTGGCAGTGGCGGAATAG
- a CDS encoding ROK family protein, with protein MNLVNVQGSGEIVINPASRRDPVSAALERADPTGSWRDWWYRASGVPVRLSEGVPSTVAMPVHRFSPLEGEAGPDPLLGINVGGHYLRLVRVCGGTVVGSRETRLGTGQGSALSGISLRSFVELLTGDELSHGVRGVGIAWSAPRTSIGLRAMSILTEGGGEVFDLLDAGELDSALTKALGCPVHSWNDGEGVAAAEALARPPGEGRSLLALKLGTSFASGLALGTHQVSALPMQLAKCLPASPPPECLAHPMTGLHGTARDALGAASVTEAYRRLADLPQADYKDYCLAAVRRHPVAMRLARSAARTVAELAHLVSTLWSPADLVLSGRNLRQLPYRQMFTGLVRHELALLPSGVTLVDPAGDVSLSAALGAAALSRAQT; from the coding sequence GTGAACCTGGTCAATGTGCAGGGCTCCGGGGAGATCGTGATCAACCCGGCGTCAAGGCGGGACCCGGTGAGTGCCGCTCTCGAGCGGGCGGATCCCACGGGCAGCTGGCGCGACTGGTGGTACCGGGCATCGGGTGTACCCGTCAGGCTGAGCGAGGGTGTGCCGAGCACCGTGGCCATGCCCGTGCACCGATTCAGCCCGCTCGAAGGGGAAGCAGGTCCTGATCCCCTGCTCGGGATCAACGTCGGCGGGCACTACCTCAGACTGGTCCGCGTCTGCGGCGGCACGGTGGTCGGCAGCCGGGAGACGAGGCTGGGCACGGGGCAGGGGTCCGCACTGTCCGGAATCTCGCTCCGGTCGTTCGTCGAACTGCTGACCGGCGACGAACTCTCCCACGGTGTCCGAGGCGTGGGCATCGCATGGTCGGCACCCCGCACGTCGATCGGTCTGCGTGCGATGTCGATCCTGACGGAAGGCGGAGGCGAAGTCTTCGACCTGCTGGATGCGGGCGAACTCGACAGCGCTTTGACCAAGGCCCTCGGATGCCCGGTTCACAGTTGGAACGACGGCGAGGGGGTCGCGGCCGCCGAGGCCCTCGCCCGGCCCCCCGGGGAGGGCCGCTCACTGCTCGCTCTCAAACTCGGTACGTCGTTCGCTTCCGGACTGGCCCTGGGAACCCACCAGGTGTCGGCCCTGCCCATGCAGTTGGCCAAGTGCCTGCCCGCGAGTCCTCCGCCCGAGTGTCTTGCCCATCCCATGACCGGGCTCCACGGCACGGCACGTGACGCCCTGGGGGCCGCCAGTGTGACGGAGGCCTACAGGCGGCTCGCCGACCTGCCGCAGGCCGACTACAAGGATTACTGCCTCGCGGCTGTGCGCCGGCACCCTGTGGCGATGAGGCTGGCCCGGTCGGCAGCCCGTACCGTCGCGGAGCTGGCGCACCTGGTGAGCACTCTCTGGTCGCCGGCCGACCTGGTGTTGAGCGGCAGGAACCTTCGCCAACTGCCCTACCGTCAGATGTTCACGGGACTCGTACGGCACGAACTTGCCTTGCTTCCTTCCGGCGTCACGCTTGTCGACCCGGCTGGTGATGTCAGCTTGTCGGCTGCACTGGGTGCGGCGGCACTCTCACGAGCCCAAACCTGA
- the selD gene encoding selenide, water dikinase SelD → MTDARAADLLGLSPAAGCGCKVPMRKLSGFMSAVDDMVGTLNSTRRVHTDGRSRDDAALYEIAPDRLLAVTVDFGTPVSADAATWGRIAALNALSDIFAMGATPLVALSVLGWPEGVGKAQMVALTRSAVDALSEASAVLLGGHTITSSMPLFGLAVVGTARPGEVMLIRNAQPGQLLILTKPLGTGIVMAAVKAGVVGPETASAAEAVMASSNRTSAELAVSAGVRAATDVTGYGLTGHLHNMLSASGHAADIDLYRVPALPAAERLLEEHGVVPNSAERNYFELEKEIDWGRTPLAMRFLMSDPQTSGGLLLAAAPEVAARFLEACSKARQFAAVIGTVTSGRPGAVRVRA, encoded by the coding sequence GTGACTGACGCAAGGGCAGCCGATTTACTGGGGCTTTCGCCCGCAGCGGGGTGCGGCTGCAAGGTACCCATGCGCAAGCTGAGCGGTTTCATGTCCGCTGTGGACGACATGGTCGGAACGCTCAATTCGACGCGCCGTGTGCATACCGACGGCCGATCCCGTGATGACGCCGCCCTGTACGAAATAGCGCCGGACCGGCTGCTGGCGGTCACCGTGGATTTCGGGACGCCGGTGTCTGCCGATGCCGCCACCTGGGGTCGTATCGCGGCCCTGAATGCCCTCTCCGACATATTTGCCATGGGGGCGACCCCTCTTGTCGCCCTGAGTGTCCTCGGGTGGCCTGAGGGTGTCGGCAAGGCGCAGATGGTGGCGCTCACCCGGTCTGCCGTCGATGCTCTTTCCGAGGCGTCGGCGGTGCTTCTCGGGGGACACACGATCACTTCCAGCATGCCGCTGTTCGGGCTCGCCGTCGTCGGCACGGCGAGACCCGGAGAGGTGATGTTGATTCGCAACGCACAGCCCGGGCAATTACTCATCCTGACGAAACCGCTCGGCACGGGAATCGTCATGGCGGCGGTGAAGGCAGGGGTGGTCGGGCCGGAGACGGCTTCGGCCGCGGAAGCGGTCATGGCGTCATCGAACCGGACATCCGCCGAACTGGCCGTGTCGGCCGGCGTGCGGGCCGCCACCGATGTCACCGGCTACGGCCTCACCGGGCATCTGCACAACATGCTCAGCGCGTCAGGGCACGCCGCCGACATCGATCTGTACCGCGTTCCCGCCCTGCCCGCGGCGGAGCGGCTGCTGGAGGAGCACGGCGTGGTCCCGAACAGCGCGGAGCGCAACTACTTCGAGCTGGAAAAGGAGATCGACTGGGGGCGAACGCCGTTGGCCATGCGTTTCCTCATGAGCGATCCGCAGACGTCCGGGGGGCTGTTGCTCGCCGCGGCTCCAGAAGTCGCGGCGCGATTCCTCGAAGCGTGCTCGAAGGCACGGCAGTTCGCGGCGGTCATCGGGACAGTGACATCGGGAAGGCCCGGAGCCGTCCGAGTGAGGGCGTGA
- a CDS encoding DUF6461 domain-containing protein, whose amino-acid sequence MNLVTAHDYAWIRTSPLFRHMMESGYTLTLIRGRTPCEVLRAMEAEPRGTGEGTAGLIEADDAHRAEVDYDYWDESYVAGAFSAPGENGDWTLVLGFDGGLGIAAPYVETLSKGGRVVAHSTNGGKPIHLFHWFEDGELRTTFEGPSSRDGNTPDELVPLLREVGFPLTSEGEHDESAPDVDPKAAVLALAERLTGIRVTESLLQDATYELGLVPEQPAEEWTSVVIDITDAHGERLHREWTYEEIATASDRVRAEANAPIVITYNEPPAMDRSEHETGE is encoded by the coding sequence ATGAACTTGGTGACCGCGCACGACTACGCCTGGATTCGCACCTCGCCGCTCTTCCGCCACATGATGGAGAGCGGATACACCCTGACATTGATACGGGGGCGGACCCCGTGCGAGGTGCTGCGCGCGATGGAGGCGGAACCACGCGGCACTGGGGAGGGAACGGCCGGGCTGATCGAGGCGGACGACGCTCACCGCGCCGAGGTGGATTACGACTACTGGGACGAGTCCTACGTCGCGGGCGCCTTCAGCGCTCCGGGCGAGAACGGCGACTGGACACTCGTCCTCGGCTTCGACGGTGGCCTGGGGATTGCGGCGCCGTACGTGGAGACCTTGTCGAAGGGCGGCCGGGTCGTGGCGCACTCGACCAACGGCGGCAAGCCCATCCACCTCTTCCACTGGTTCGAGGACGGTGAGCTCCGTACGACGTTCGAGGGCCCCTCGTCGCGCGACGGCAACACCCCCGATGAACTGGTCCCCCTGCTGCGGGAAGTCGGCTTCCCTCTGACCTCCGAGGGGGAGCATGACGAGAGCGCCCCGGACGTCGACCCGAAGGCGGCCGTCCTTGCTCTGGCCGAGAGACTCACCGGCATACGTGTCACCGAGTCCCTCCTCCAGGACGCTACGTACGAGCTGGGACTCGTCCCCGAACAGCCCGCCGAGGAGTGGACCAGCGTGGTCATCGACATCACCGATGCCCACGGGGAGCGCCTGCACAGGGAATGGACCTACGAGGAGATCGCGACGGCGTCGGACCGCGTACGGGCCGAGGCAAACGCGCCGATCGTGATCACTTACAACGAGCCGCCGGCCATGGATCGTTCGGAGCACGAGACAGGTGAGTAG
- a CDS encoding GNAT family N-acetyltransferase — MTIVLSTPTADGVREAIAALREWQHDEAPMQLHPGDIGWNYRFGTAETAAVVRTWSRDGRILAVGMLDSPTVVRMTVAPDSFQDEDLARRLVEDFSLPERGVLPEGAVCIEAPQGLLLHDLLTKEGWGVDEPWTPLFRDLAEAVEDPGVRIKEIGLEQAQDFADVLRSAFDTTKPTREYRHKMSAAPFYADARCLGAYDDQGNPAAVVTVWSAGPGKPGLVEPMGVHADHRGRGYGRAITVAGAAALREVGSSSVRVCTPSSNVGGVATYKAAGFAARPEIADRIRKA; from the coding sequence ATGACGATTGTGCTGAGTACGCCGACGGCCGACGGGGTGCGCGAGGCTATTGCGGCGCTGCGGGAGTGGCAGCATGACGAAGCGCCGATGCAGCTGCATCCCGGGGACATCGGCTGGAACTACCGGTTCGGAACGGCCGAGACGGCCGCGGTGGTCCGGACCTGGAGCCGGGACGGACGGATCCTCGCTGTCGGGATGCTGGATTCTCCGACGGTGGTGCGGATGACGGTCGCTCCCGACTCGTTCCAGGACGAGGACTTGGCGCGGCGACTCGTCGAGGACTTCTCGCTGCCTGAGCGCGGCGTGCTGCCGGAAGGAGCGGTGTGCATCGAGGCGCCGCAGGGCCTGCTGCTCCACGACCTGTTGACCAAGGAGGGCTGGGGCGTCGACGAGCCGTGGACGCCGCTCTTCCGCGACCTCGCCGAAGCGGTGGAGGACCCCGGCGTGCGGATCAAGGAGATCGGCCTGGAGCAGGCACAGGACTTTGCCGACGTCCTGCGGTCCGCGTTCGACACCACGAAGCCCACGCGCGAGTACCGGCACAAGATGTCCGCGGCACCGTTTTACGCCGACGCCCGCTGCCTGGGTGCTTACGACGACCAGGGCAACCCCGCGGCGGTGGTGACGGTCTGGTCGGCCGGCCCGGGGAAACCAGGACTGGTCGAGCCGATGGGCGTCCATGCGGACCACCGCGGCCGCGGCTATGGCCGGGCGATCACCGTCGCCGGGGCGGCCGCACTGCGGGAGGTGGGCTCGTCAAGCGTGCGCGTGTGCACGCCGAGCTCCAACGTCGGCGGCGTCGCCACGTACAAGGCGGCCGGTTTCGCGGCGAGGCCGGAGATCGCCGACCGGATCCGGAAGGCCTGA
- a CDS encoding transposase produces the protein MRRGGRHLLEGGDMGGGRTTRAACGGWICFEDEVGFTRRPPTGRTWGRRGITPGRESERPRLRAGLGRRADRDASGLADPAVPPAATPHRTQGRAPQLVRARLRRPRRRRAPTGQGAPIVLVWDRLNTHISHKMRDLIDARSWLTVFTLPAYAPELNAVEYLWAHVKHSLANLAGVALDRLAALVRNRLKRLQYRPDVLDGFLAGTGLAIDLPPSSP, from the coding sequence ATGCGACGAGGAGGCCGTCACCTCCTGGAAGGAGGTGACATGGGCGGAGGTAGAACCACCCGGGCGGCCTGCGGCGGCTGGATCTGCTTCGAGGACGAGGTGGGGTTCACCCGCAGGCCGCCGACCGGACGTACCTGGGGACGGCGCGGCATCACCCCGGGTCGTGAAAGTGAACGGCCGCGGCTCCGGGCGGGTCTCGGTCGCCGGGCTGATCGCGATGCGTCCGGGCTCGCGGACCCGGCTGTGCCACCGGCTGCGACGCCACACCGGACGCAAGGTCGAGCGCCGCAGCTTGTCCGAGCGCGACTGCGTCGCCCTCGTCGACGGCGTGCACCAACTGGTCAGGGCGCGCCGATCGTGCTCGTGTGGGACCGCCTGAACACCCACATCTCCCACAAGATGCGCGACCTGATCGACGCACGCAGCTGGCTGACGGTGTTCACCCTGCCCGCCTACGCACCCGAGCTGAACGCGGTCGAGTACCTGTGGGCCCACGTGAAACACAGCCTCGCGAACCTCGCCGGCGTCGCCCTCGACCGACTCGCCGCGCTCGTGCGCAACCGACTCAAGCGCCTCCAGTACCGCCCTGACGTCCTCGACGGCTTCCTCGCCGGGACCGGACTCGCCATCGACCTCCCGCCCTCATCACCCTGA
- a CDS encoding HelD family protein has product MSSLYELLTERLSEARVHRASVLKAPAENAGEAYEREIAAERLAKEIGRLEGAEKGLVFGRIDRTDGTALRIGRIGLHTEEDDLPLLVDWRANAARPFYEATPVHPMDLRRRRHLRLEERTVISVSDELLDGTAPTDEDVVGDGPLTEALSARRTGRMHAAVATLQAEQDEIVRSAHRGVTVVQGGPGTGKTVVALHRAAYVLYAFPRAAEEGVLVVGPNARFLDYISQVLPSLGENDVVLATCRELAGVSTDTVDPFDTARLKGSSDLADALAGLLRVHQAPAGDFTVRVGRELVHLSGEEVATARDAAVAAAPGHNPARQVFRELLVDAVTDAIQRDMGDLLEQIDADAERMTGINLDRFTGAAQRRAEGAADSGPVHELDLDAIRADLLDDAGVDRAVEVLWPRLVPGDLVKALLTNADALAEHLPRLTAQERSLLLRGPDDPWTDADVPLLDEAASLVHGSPERTYGHVVVDEAQELTAMQWRMIVRRCPARAMTLVGDFAQAGPVTTACDWKEALSPNVGPRFKLHHLTVSYRTTQEILESVRDLLTRIAPDQKPTRSLRSGESPRTVTTSPDGLVTAVVQELRAQSTAQPGELLGVICADTRVRELTAQGIAHHARVVPASEARGLEFDGVVVMNPEEIITARPGGERDLYVALTRATKRLCTVTVQPA; this is encoded by the coding sequence GTGTCCTCCTTATATGAGTTGCTCACCGAGCGGCTTTCCGAGGCGCGAGTACACCGAGCGAGCGTACTGAAAGCCCCGGCGGAAAACGCCGGTGAGGCATACGAGAGAGAAATCGCCGCCGAGCGTCTGGCCAAGGAAATCGGCCGGCTGGAGGGTGCCGAAAAGGGGCTGGTCTTCGGGCGCATCGACCGGACGGATGGCACGGCCCTGCGCATCGGGCGGATCGGACTGCATACGGAGGAGGACGACCTGCCTCTGCTCGTGGACTGGCGCGCGAACGCGGCGCGGCCCTTCTACGAGGCGACACCGGTCCACCCGATGGACCTGCGGCGGCGCCGGCACCTGCGCCTCGAGGAGCGCACGGTCATCTCGGTGAGCGACGAACTGCTGGACGGGACCGCCCCGACCGACGAGGACGTCGTGGGGGACGGCCCGTTGACCGAGGCTTTGTCGGCACGGCGTACGGGCAGGATGCACGCGGCCGTCGCGACGCTCCAGGCCGAGCAGGACGAGATCGTCCGCTCCGCCCACCGCGGGGTGACCGTGGTGCAGGGCGGGCCCGGCACCGGCAAGACGGTGGTCGCCCTGCACCGGGCGGCCTATGTCCTGTACGCGTTCCCGCGCGCCGCGGAGGAGGGCGTCCTGGTGGTGGGCCCGAACGCCCGGTTCCTCGACTACATCTCCCAGGTCCTTCCCTCACTCGGAGAGAACGACGTCGTTCTGGCGACCTGCCGGGAACTGGCCGGAGTGTCCACGGACACGGTGGACCCGTTCGATACGGCACGCCTCAAGGGCAGCTCCGACCTCGCCGACGCCTTGGCCGGCCTGCTGCGCGTCCACCAAGCCCCCGCCGGTGACTTCACCGTGCGGGTCGGACGGGAACTGGTTCACCTGTCCGGCGAGGAAGTCGCCACGGCACGCGACGCCGCCGTGGCAGCCGCACCGGGGCACAACCCCGCGCGCCAGGTGTTCAGGGAGCTCTTGGTCGACGCCGTCACCGACGCGATACAACGGGACATGGGCGACCTCCTGGAGCAGATCGACGCCGATGCCGAAAGGATGACGGGCATCAACCTCGACCGGTTCACGGGAGCCGCCCAGCGCCGTGCCGAAGGTGCGGCCGACTCGGGTCCGGTCCACGAGCTGGACCTGGACGCCATCCGAGCCGATCTCCTCGACGACGCCGGCGTCGACCGAGCGGTCGAGGTGTTGTGGCCGCGGCTGGTACCCGGTGACCTCGTGAAGGCGCTCCTGACGAACGCCGACGCTCTCGCCGAGCACCTGCCCCGCCTGACCGCGCAGGAGCGGTCCCTTCTCCTGCGCGGTCCGGACGACCCGTGGACCGATGCCGATGTGCCGTTGCTGGACGAGGCGGCGAGCCTGGTCCACGGCTCCCCCGAGCGGACGTACGGGCACGTCGTCGTCGACGAGGCGCAGGAACTGACCGCCATGCAGTGGCGGATGATCGTCCGCCGCTGCCCGGCAAGGGCGATGACGCTGGTGGGTGACTTCGCCCAGGCAGGCCCGGTCACGACAGCATGCGACTGGAAGGAAGCACTGAGCCCTAACGTCGGACCGCGGTTCAAACTGCACCACCTGACCGTCAGCTACCGCACCACGCAGGAGATCCTGGAGAGCGTCCGGGACCTGCTCACGCGGATCGCTCCGGACCAGAAGCCCACACGGTCACTGCGAAGCGGTGAGAGCCCTCGCACCGTGACCACATCTCCGGACGGGTTGGTCACCGCCGTCGTTCAGGAACTCCGCGCCCAGAGCACCGCGCAGCCGGGCGAGCTGCTGGGAGTGATCTGCGCGGACACCAGGGTGCGCGAGCTGACGGCCCAGGGCATCGCTCACCACGCACGCGTCGTGCCGGCGTCCGAAGCACGCGGCCTGGAATTCGACGGGGTGGTCGTCATGAACCCCGAGGAAATCATCACGGCCCGCCCCGGTGGGGAAAGGGACTTGTACGTAGCCCTGACCCGGGCCACCAAGCGCCTCTGCACAGTCACCGTCCAGCCCGCCTGA
- a CDS encoding TetR/AcrR family transcriptional regulator: protein MVRYAKEHKQVTRQRIIEKAGQRFKQDGIDGSGVSVLMSDAGLTNGAFYAHFASKDDLVAHVVAAELRTQVAKYDTLRPGRPGLEDLVREYLSPEHRDHPGLGCPSAALLDEIGRCEDGTRQAYSDGARAILEEISARLTPEDPRSAQAKAIGLFTMLVGTMQLSRALSDQKRADEVLELGIENALAFMG from the coding sequence GTGGTGCGTTACGCCAAGGAGCACAAGCAGGTGACGCGGCAGCGCATCATCGAGAAAGCCGGCCAGCGATTCAAGCAGGACGGCATCGACGGCTCGGGCGTCTCCGTGCTGATGTCGGATGCAGGGCTCACCAACGGAGCCTTCTACGCCCACTTCGCATCCAAGGACGATCTCGTCGCCCATGTCGTGGCCGCCGAACTGCGCACGCAGGTCGCGAAGTACGACACCCTCCGGCCCGGCCGCCCGGGACTCGAGGACCTTGTTCGCGAGTACCTGTCTCCCGAGCATCGGGACCACCCCGGCCTCGGATGCCCCTCCGCCGCCCTGCTCGACGAGATCGGCCGCTGCGAGGACGGGACCAGGCAGGCCTACAGCGACGGCGCGCGGGCCATCCTGGAGGAGATCTCCGCCCGCCTGACACCCGAGGACCCGCGGTCCGCTCAGGCCAAGGCCATCGGGCTGTTCACCATGCTGGTGGGGACGATGCAGCTGTCCCGCGCCCTGTCCGACCAGAAGCGCGCCGATGAGGTCCTTGAGCTGGGGATCGAGAACGCTCTCGCGTTCATGGGGTGA
- a CDS encoding alpha/beta fold hydrolase, translated as MTSYKNAPTRTITADGVTFAYRELGPRSGVPVVFLTHLAAVLDNWDPRVVDGIAAKRHVVTFDNRGVGASSGSTPRTVQAMAKDAVTFIRALGLEYVDLHGFSMGGMIAQVIAQTDPDLVRKLILTGTGPAGGEGIKDVTRLSHLDTVRGLLTFQDPKQFLFFTRTANGRRAGKAFLARLKERTQGRDKAISLTSYGAQLKAIHRWGLERPHDLSVIHQPVLVANGESDRMVPTRNSVDLARRVPNGELVLYPDAGHGGIFQFHGQFVETALEFLER; from the coding sequence GTGACGTCGTACAAGAACGCACCGACCCGCACCATCACCGCCGACGGGGTGACCTTCGCCTACCGCGAGCTCGGTCCCCGGTCCGGCGTCCCGGTGGTCTTCCTCACCCACCTCGCCGCGGTTCTCGACAACTGGGACCCCCGGGTCGTCGACGGCATCGCCGCCAAGCGTCATGTCGTCACCTTCGACAACAGGGGTGTCGGTGCTTCCAGCGGTTCGACGCCGCGCACCGTCCAGGCGATGGCGAAGGACGCCGTCACGTTCATCCGGGCGCTCGGGCTCGAGTACGTCGATCTCCACGGCTTCTCGATGGGCGGCATGATCGCCCAGGTGATCGCGCAGACCGATCCGGACCTCGTCCGCAAGCTGATCCTCACGGGTACCGGTCCGGCGGGGGGCGAGGGCATCAAGGACGTGACCCGGTTGTCCCATCTCGACACCGTTCGGGGGCTGCTCACCTTTCAGGACCCGAAGCAGTTCCTCTTCTTCACCCGTACCGCCAATGGGCGTCGGGCCGGGAAGGCGTTCCTGGCCCGCCTGAAGGAGCGCACCCAAGGCAGGGACAAGGCGATCTCTCTCACGTCGTACGGCGCTCAGCTCAAGGCCATTCACCGTTGGGGGCTGGAGCGGCCCCACGACCTCTCGGTCATCCACCAGCCGGTGCTCGTCGCAAACGGCGAGAGCGACAGGATGGTTCCGACCCGGAACTCGGTCGACCTGGCGCGGCGAGTGCCGAACGGCGAGTTGGTCCTCTACCCCGACGCCGGCCATGGCGGCATCTTCCAGTTCCACGGGCAGTTCGTGGAGACGGCTCTCGAATTCCTCGAGCGGTAA
- a CDS encoding alpha/beta fold hydrolase: MSTYLADKAEDLIVEGPSARFTYRRMGPQGGVPLVLLNRFRGTIDWWDPEFLDYLAADHDVIVFDNVGVGYTDGEPRDSLEGFAQGAIEFIDALGLSQADLLGWSLGGIVAQRVAVRRPELVRKVVVAGSGPAGWVPDAPPFSEKVLGIMAKPDADLEDMLYLFYPETETARASGREHFDHVATRLAAGGPAVSEAAAQGMLTAAATLLAAPFDEVVAELEAIKQPVLYANGLHDVMIPAHNSYVAVQHLDNATLVLYTGAGHAFLFQYAKAFTRQVADFLAA; encoded by the coding sequence ATGAGCACCTATCTGGCAGACAAGGCCGAGGACCTCATCGTCGAGGGCCCCTCCGCGCGGTTCACCTACCGGCGGATGGGTCCGCAGGGCGGTGTCCCGCTGGTCCTGCTGAACCGCTTCCGCGGCACCATCGACTGGTGGGACCCGGAGTTCCTGGACTACCTGGCCGCCGACCACGACGTGATCGTGTTCGACAACGTCGGCGTCGGCTACACCGACGGCGAGCCGCGTGACTCCCTCGAGGGATTCGCCCAGGGCGCCATCGAGTTCATCGACGCACTCGGCCTCTCGCAGGCCGACCTGCTCGGCTGGTCCCTGGGTGGCATCGTGGCCCAGCGGGTGGCCGTGCGGCGCCCCGAGCTGGTGCGCAAGGTCGTCGTGGCGGGCAGCGGCCCGGCCGGCTGGGTGCCCGACGCTCCGCCCTTCAGTGAGAAGGTCCTGGGCATCATGGCCAAGCCCGATGCCGACCTGGAGGACATGCTCTACCTGTTCTACCCCGAGACGGAGACGGCCCGCGCCTCCGGGCGCGAGCACTTCGACCACGTCGCGACCCGGCTCGCCGCAGGCGGCCCCGCGGTCTCCGAGGCGGCGGCCCAGGGCATGCTCACCGCGGCGGCCACCCTTCTGGCGGCGCCCTTCGACGAGGTGGTGGCGGAACTGGAGGCGATCAAGCAGCCCGTCCTCTACGCCAACGGCCTGCACGACGTGATGATCCCCGCCCACAACTCCTATGTCGCGGTCCAGCACCTCGACAACGCCACTCTCGTGCTCTACACCGGTGCCGGCCACGCGTTCCTGTTCCAGTACGCCAAGGCCTTCACCAGGCAGGTGGCCGACTTCCTCGCCGCCTGA